CCAGAAGATTTTGACTTTACTGCTCCTGTTCAGAGCAAAACTCGATCAAGAGCCAAAGGATTCAGTGCAGAAGCTGTGGGACCAAGATTACAGAATAAAGAATGTAACAGTAAAGCGCAAGATCTTAGTGTGCAAAGTAATAAAGAAGAATTTAAAGTTTTGGAGTTACAGACCAGTAATGAACAGCTAGAAAACATTTCCATCcatctgcagggcagggaggacTTGGTCATTAAAGACATTAAGCCAAAGGACTGTTGCATAAAGGCCAAAGAAAAAAGAGCAGTTGGAAGAAGGGCTCAAATTAAGAAAGCTAGAAAGGGCTCAGAAAAGAGGAATCCAGATCACAGCCAAAATAAAAGGCAGAGAAAAGCATCATGTAATAATCAAGAGGCTGAGGGCAGCCAAATCAAAAAATTCCGGCGAAAGAAAGATGTTTGTATTTCTGATAGAGGTAGAATAGACAATCAGAACTTAAACCCCACAGATATTGGAAAAGCAAACACACTTTCAAAGGATGAAATAATGACTTCAGGATCACAATCAGAGATGCCTCTTGGACCAGTAACTGCTCTCTCAGAAACAGAGTCAAGAACCATGGGACAATTAGGATATGCAGAGAAGAGTTCTGATGATGCAGCTGCTACAAACTCTGACAAGAACATTGCAGAAAGAGAAGGATTGAGTGCGTTTGCAAAAGAGAAGGATTGGGTGCATTCGGATAACCAGGATTTCAAACCTAGCACTGAAACAGACATTAGCATTTCACAGCCTTGTGGCAAGAAAAGCTTTACATCAGTGAAAATTCTGCAAGGTATATACATTTCAGAGCAGAGCACTGTTCTAAAATTCCATCAGGAATACTTCCAAACTAATTACAAAAAAAGAGTGTTTGTTTCAGGCCTGCCTACTCCATGACTGGGTATGGTTAGAAATTTCTAAATCTACTTGCCTGgagtttgtctaatctgtttATCATATTTACCATACAGAGCATCAGATATTATAGTAGCTGAGTGCTATGAACCAACCAGTTCAAGCCAAGGAAGTGGATTTATTCACAATTAGAAATCACACCATCACTTTCTCTGATTTAATGTAGCAATGATCACTACTCTCCATATATCAGTTAACTTAAGTTACTGCAAAAGTGGCCAGGTTTTGATTCAAGAAATACAACTAACCTTGTTTAACTTCATTCTGAGGTTAGTATAATAGTACATtgattctgccttcagttatatCTGTGCAGCATCCATTGACTCACTGAGATATGATTACTTTTGTTGAGGGTTTGTCAtttgaagaggtttttttttttttaaacagatgctgAAATATTGATAGATATCAGAGTGGAACTAATTCTTATTTACAtacaggtattttttttctttttagaagacTGTCTCCCAAGAACACAAGTAGAGAGAAGGAAAACCAGTCCATATTTTTCTAGTAAATACAGTAAAGAAGGTATAGTATTCTCTATGGGAAAGAAAGCTGTGTTTTGACGGGATTGAAAGGCTTAAGAGATTAGCAAAGGGGTATGGAGCCTTTCACTTTTATATCAGTAGCTCAAATCCATACCTGGTCATTACTAATCTGAGAGGGACTATCACCTGATGGCTGCATTATGGCCTATGTGAGAGGATTTTTGTTGTCTTACTTTAAACCTAGCAGACGGGTGTCCATATTACACAAACCACCATCACGTTTTGCATTAACTGGCATTCTTGATGactacctgtcataaacagatagctaagggttaatgtttctttcacctgtaaagggttaacaaagagaaccaaacacctgacaagaggaccaatcaggaaaccggatttttcaaagtttaagggagggattttgtgggtttttgttggtcttgggtctttgtctgttctgtgctctctcagctatgagaggatctatttccaatctttcttatcttctgtttcccagttgtaagtacaaggtagcaaaagtatagtcttttaaattgttttgctgtatttgcatctgtgtatctggctggtggagtctttatgtgtatttggctaaa
This genomic window from Chelonoidis abingdonii isolate Lonesome George chromosome 17, CheloAbing_2.0, whole genome shotgun sequence contains:
- the MBD4 gene encoding methyl-CpG-binding domain protein 4 isoform X1, whose protein sequence is MSTGLGFSWLRALGEDWNSDKSDMPIGKNTQEEGKELVTETREYFGLQIEGTETIAENTLQCKEDAAAVSEVASRCLKNIPDGWEKITKQRQSGKTAGKYDVYFISPQGAKLRSRCALVAYFSKNGETVLKPEDFDFTAPVQSKTRSRAKGFSAEAVGPRLQNKECNSKAQDLSVQSNKEEFKVLELQTSNEQLENISIHLQGREDLVIKDIKPKDCCIKAKEKRAVGRRAQIKKARKGSEKRNPDHSQNKRQRKASCNNQEAEGSQIKKFRRKKDVCISDRGRIDNQNLNPTDIGKANTLSKDEIMTSGSQSEMPLGPVTALSETESRTMGQLGYAEKSSDDAAATNSDKNIAEREGLSAFAKEKDWVHSDNQDFKPSTETDISISQPCGKKSFTSVKILQEDCLPRTQVERRKTSPYFSSKYSKEAPSPPRRKAFRKWTPPRSPFNLVQETLFHDPWKLLIATIFLNKTSGKMAIPVLWEFLEKYPSPEVARTADWKEMSELLKPLGLYELRAKTIIKFSDEYLTKQWRYPIELHGIGKYGNDSYRIFCINEWKEVHPQDHKLNTYQAWLWENHEKMSLN
- the MBD4 gene encoding methyl-CpG-binding domain protein 4 isoform X3 — its product is MLVTSRGMVRDKSDMPIGKNTQEEGKELVTETREYFGLQIEGTETIAENTLQCKEDAAAVSEVASRCLKNIPDGWEKITKQRQSGKTAGKYDVYFISPQGAKLRSRCALVAYFSKNGETVLKPEDFDFTAPVQSKTRSRAKGFSAEAVGPRLQNKECNSKAQDLSVQSNKEEFKVLELQTSNEQLENISIHLQGREDLVIKDIKPKDCCIKAKEKRAVGRRAQIKKARKGSEKRNPDHSQNKRQRKASCNNQEAEGSQIKKFRRKKDVCISDRGRIDNQNLNPTDIGKANTLSKDEIMTSGSQSEMPLGPVTALSETESRTMGQLGYAEKSSDDAAATNSDKNIAEREGLSAFAKEKDWVHSDNQDFKPSTETDISISQPCGKKSFTSVKILQEDCLPRTQVERRKTSPYFSSKYSKEAPSPPRRKAFRKWTPPRSPFNLVQETLFHDPWKLLIATIFLNKTSGKMAIPVLWEFLEKYPSPEVARTADWKEMSELLKPLGLYELRAKTIIKFSDEYLTKQWRYPIELHGIGKYGNDSYRIFCINEWKEVHPQDHKLNTYQAWLWENHEKMSLN
- the MBD4 gene encoding methyl-CpG-binding domain protein 4 isoform X2, producing the protein MAAPEVRGQEEGSDKSDMPIGKNTQEEGKELVTETREYFGLQIEGTETIAENTLQCKEDAAAVSEVASRCLKNIPDGWEKITKQRQSGKTAGKYDVYFISPQGAKLRSRCALVAYFSKNGETVLKPEDFDFTAPVQSKTRSRAKGFSAEAVGPRLQNKECNSKAQDLSVQSNKEEFKVLELQTSNEQLENISIHLQGREDLVIKDIKPKDCCIKAKEKRAVGRRAQIKKARKGSEKRNPDHSQNKRQRKASCNNQEAEGSQIKKFRRKKDVCISDRGRIDNQNLNPTDIGKANTLSKDEIMTSGSQSEMPLGPVTALSETESRTMGQLGYAEKSSDDAAATNSDKNIAEREGLSAFAKEKDWVHSDNQDFKPSTETDISISQPCGKKSFTSVKILQEDCLPRTQVERRKTSPYFSSKYSKEAPSPPRRKAFRKWTPPRSPFNLVQETLFHDPWKLLIATIFLNKTSGKMAIPVLWEFLEKYPSPEVARTADWKEMSELLKPLGLYELRAKTIIKFSDEYLTKQWRYPIELHGIGKYGNDSYRIFCINEWKEVHPQDHKLNTYQAWLWENHEKMSLN